The genomic window CCGGCTTCACCGGCAGCGCCGCCTTGTTGCTCGTGCTGCCCGACGAGCTCGTGTTCACCACCGACGGCCGCTACCGCGACCAAGCGGCCGAGCAGCTGCGCACCGCAGGAGTCGAGGCCCGCATCGAAGTCGGCATGCCCAAGGTGCAGCAGGAGCGCATCAGTGCCTCGGCCCACGGCATTGGCCGCGTCGGCCTGGAAGCAGCGAACGTCACCTGGGCCCGTCAGCGGGCCATGGCCGCCGAGTGGTTCCCCGACGCCGAGCTGGTCGCCACCGAAGGCGCCGTCGAAGCCCTGCGCCAGGTCAAGGACGCAGGCGAGATCGCCCGCATGGAGGCCGCCGCCGCCATCGCGGATGAGGCCCTGGCCCAGGCCAAGCCCCTCCTGCTCGACGGCCCCACCGAGCGCGACTTCGCCATAGAGCTCGACTTCCGCATGCGCCGCCTGGGCGCCGGCGGCCCGTCGTTCGAGACGATCGTCGCCTCCGGCCCCAACGGCGCCAAGCCGCATGCCCGCCCCGGCGACCGCCGCATCGCGCCGGGCGAGCTCGTCGTGCTCGACTTCGGTGCCGTGGTCGACGGCTACTGCTCTGACATGACCCGCACCGTCTGCGTGGGGGAGATGTCCGACCCCGTGGCCCGCCGCATGTACGACGTGGTGATCGCCAGCCAGGCCGCCGGTGCCGAGGCCGTGGCGCCCGGCGTGGAGTCGGCCGCCGTCGACCGCACCTGTCGCGACGTCATCGCCGAGGCCGGGTGGGCCGATGCCTTCCTGCACTCCACCGGCCACGGCGTGGGCCTCGACATCCACGAGGCACCCTGGGTCGCCTCGACGGCCGGTGGTACGTTGTCCGCCGGCAACGTCGTGACCGTCGAGCCGGGCGTGTACCTCCCCGATCACGGCGGCGTCCGCATCGAGGACACGCTCGTCGTCACCGACGACGGCCGCCGTCCCCTCACCCGATCTCCGAAAGACCTGATCGTCCAATGAGTGTCTCCACCAACGACCTGAAGAACGGCATGAGCCTCGACCTGCCGGAGGGCCTGTTCTCCGTGGTCGAGTTCCAGCACGTGAAGCCCGGCAAGGGCGGCGCCTTCGTGCGCACCAAGCTCAAGAACGTGCGCACCGGCGCCGTCATCGAGCGCACCTACCGGGCCGACGAGAAGCTCGAACAGGCGATCATCGACAAGCGCGAGATGCAGTACCTCTACAACGACGGCGAGCAGTACGTGTTCATGGACAACTCGTCCTACGACCAGCTCAACGTCGACGCCTCTGCCCTCGGCACAGCCAGCCGCTTCATCAAGGAAGGCGACTCGGCCGTGCTGCAGATGTACAACGGCGAGATCGTGGGCGTCGACCTGCCTGCCGCCGTCGAAC from Acidimicrobiales bacterium includes these protein-coding regions:
- a CDS encoding aminopeptidase P family protein, with the translated sequence MDTAGRVVRLREALTDCDALLVTTLNNIRYLTGFTGSAALLLVLPDELVFTTDGRYRDQAAEQLRTAGVEARIEVGMPKVQQERISASAHGIGRVGLEAANVTWARQRAMAAEWFPDAELVATEGAVEALRQVKDAGEIARMEAAAAIADEALAQAKPLLLDGPTERDFAIELDFRMRRLGAGGPSFETIVASGPNGAKPHARPGDRRIAPGELVVLDFGAVVDGYCSDMTRTVCVGEMSDPVARRMYDVVIASQAAGAEAVAPGVESAAVDRTCRDVIAEAGWADAFLHSTGHGVGLDIHEAPWVASTAGGTLSAGNVVTVEPGVYLPDHGGVRIEDTLVVTDDGRRPLTRSPKDLIVQ
- the efp gene encoding elongation factor P, with the translated sequence MSVSTNDLKNGMSLDLPEGLFSVVEFQHVKPGKGGAFVRTKLKNVRTGAVIERTYRADEKLEQAIIDKREMQYLYNDGEQYVFMDNSSYDQLNVDASALGTASRFIKEGDSAVLQMYNGEIVGVDLPAAVELTVTETEPGVQGDRVSGARKPATLETGHTVQVPLFVNTGDRIKVDTRSGEYITRAGG